One Danio aesculapii chromosome 13, fDanAes4.1, whole genome shotgun sequence DNA window includes the following coding sequences:
- the mad2l1bp gene encoding MAD2L1-binding protein, producing MREWTANLIEEMEEGSKKGQFECENMTVIKHNNTNETSNNNCSNTLIHGNQCTPHEEESRPSSDGKTERNILCYVDDPESCAESEVKNVCLQDKIRESELDSVCVAHLNPSEDQENRNGSTHTRTDHRGDERDDVGCPETDALASASGSPKDCESNGVPQHSVDDEEIFRRAREEGRVNVIFPGRITQDGCCRFVGELLKCVLYQRQQMPMTYDQMVFLQKQQHNASQDIIKQRSAKTSGGLDWRRCQKMLQELDDVLAHLEALFSLSRVPRVLFLLGGSTVLPTELYEVNMEAVAVGAGENSLRTSTCLRQIFRTLFVADLLSDAKSVRLMTTTVLALGHRDCGVTGFKPRVDFKVPTKVKRQVISIASDLSLAAELPKTDLEDYIWFQAPVTVKGFCK from the exons ATGCGGGAATGGACTGCAAATTTGATAG AAGAAATGGAAGAGGGATCCAAGAAGGGACAGTTTGAGTGTGAAAACATGACTGTCATCAAACACAACAACACCAACGAAACCTCTAACAACAACTGCAGTAACACGCTTATTCACGGCAATCAATGCACTCCTCATGAAGAAGAATCGAGACCTTCATCTGATGGAAAAACGGAAAGGAACATTTTGTGCTATGTCGACGATCCTGAATCTTGCGCTGAGTCTGAAGTGAAAAATGTATGCCTACAGGACAAAATTAGAGAGTCTGAATTAGATAGTGTTTGTGTGGCGCATTTAAACCCATCAGAAGATCAAGAGAACAGAAATGGCTCCACACATACAAGAACAGACCATAGAGGTGACGAGCGTGATGATGTAG GGTGTCCGGAGACCGATGCTTTAGCCAGTGCCTCTGGCAGTCCTAAGGATTGTGAATCAAATGGAGTGCCTCAGCACAGTGTAGATGATGAGGAAATATTCAGGAGAGCGAGAGAGGAAGGGCGAGTGAATGTCATCTTCCCCGGACGCATCACCCAGGAtggttgctgtagatttgttggCGAGCTTCTGAAATGTGTCCTTTACCAGCGCCAACAGATGCCCATGACATACGACCAAATGGTGTTCCTTCAGAAACAGCAGCATAATGCCTCTCAG GACATTATAAAGCAGCGGTCTGCAAAGACGTCAGGGGGTTTGGATTGGCGTCGATGCCAAAAGATGTTGCAGGAACTGGATGATGTGTTGGCCCACCTTGAGGCTCTGTTCTCTCTTAGTCGAGTTCCCCGTGTGCTTTTCCTGCTGGGTGGATCCACTGTCCTTCCTACAGAGCTGTATGAGGTCAACATGGAAGCGGTGGCCGTCGGGGCCGGGGAAAACAGCTTAAGGACTTCAACCTGTCTAAGGCAGATTTTCCGCACGCTGTTTGTGGCTGACCTGCTGTCGGATGCCAAGTCTGTGCGTCTTATGACCACCACGGTCTTGGCTCTGGGTCACCGGGATTGTGGCGTGACGGGGTTTAAACCAAGAGTGGATTTTAAAGTTCCCACAAAAGTAAAAAGGCAAGTCATCTCTATAGCCAGTGATTTGTCTCTCGCCGCTGAGCTGCCAAAAACAGACCTGGAGGATTATATATGGTTTCAGGCCCCTGTCACTGTTAAAGGCTTCTGTAAATGA
- the ephx5 gene encoding epoxide hydrolase 1 isoform X2, translated as MDTLASFFHRGTLGNLDRSKLQLLALSSAGVGAILCYLSWRKGPKTIPIGDGWWGAGQKPLTEDKTIHRFVVKTSVEEIEDLHKRIDLTRFTDPLEDSKFNYGFNSTYLRRVVSYWRHQFDWEKQVKVINQYPHFKTKIEGIDVHFVHVRPLQKSGQTVVPLMMVHGWPGSFFEFYGIIPLLTKTDSNVVFEVICPSIPGYGYSEAPHKKGFNTMEAARIFLKLMERLGFNEFYVQGGDWGAFITSNMAQMKPECVRGLHLNMVIARTDSTAQLLSLVIGRYLPFLVGFTKEDVRRLYPYMEKNIFDILRETGYLHIQATKPDTAGCGLNDSPVGLAAYILEKFSSWTNLENRDLEDGGLERKFNLDNLLTNVMIYWTTCSIIPSMRFYKENLKKDFKTRVDRVTSIHVPTGLAAFPDELLHCPQAWASSRFSDVRSFTYMPRGGHFAAFEEPQLLAQDIIHFAEKVESKSHK; from the exons atggataccttggcatcattttttcacag AGGGACACTTGGCAACCTTGATCGGTCCAAACTACAGCTTCTGGCACTCTCTTCTGCTGGAGTTGGAGCAATTTTGTGCTATTTGTCATGGAGGAAAGGGCCCAAAACAATACCAATAGGAGACGGCTGGTGGGGAGCTGGACAGAAGCCCTTAACTGAGGACAAAACCATTCACAGATTTGTTGTGAAGACCTCAGTGGAAGAGATAGAG GATCTGCACAAACGCATTGATCTAACACGTTTCACTGATCCATTGGAGGACAGCAAGTTTAATTATGGATTTAACTCGACTTACCTTAGGCGGGTGGTCTCTTATTGGAGGCACCAGTTCGACTGGGAGAAGCAGGTGAAGGTGATTAACCAGTATCCTCACTTCAAAACCAAAATTGAAG GAATAGACGTGCACTTTGTTCACGTGAGGCCTCTTCAGAAGTCTGGCCAGACGGTTGTTCCTCTCATGATGGTTCATGGCTGGCCTGGTTCTTTCTTTGAGTTTTATGGTATAATACCCTTGCTCACCAAGACCGATTCCAATGTGGTCTTTGAGGTCATCTGTCCCTCCATTCCAGGCTACGGCTACTCTGAAGCACCACATAAAAAAG GATTTAACACCATGGAGGCTGCCCGCATCTTCCTCAAGCTGATGGAAAGACTGGGGTTCAATGAGTTTTACGTGCAGGGAGGAGACTGGGGAGCCTTCATTACAAGCAACATGGCCCAGATGAAACCAGA GTGTGTTCGTGGCCTGCACTTGAACATGGTCATTGCCAGGACAGACAGCACTGCACAGCTCCTCTCCTTGGTCATCGGTCGCTACTTGCCATTCTTGGTGGGCTTCACAAAGGAGGATGTCAGACGACTTTATCCATACATGGAGAAGaatatatttgacattttgaGAGAAACCGGCTATTTACACATTCAAGCCACTAAACCAGACACAGCAG GATGTGGACTGAATGACTCTCCAGTCGGATTGGCTGCCTATATCTTGGAGAAGTTCTCCTCTTGGACAAATTTGGAAAACAGAGACTTGGAGGATGGAGGTTTAGAGAG AAAGTTCAACCTTGACAATCTGCTTACAAACGTCATGATCTACTGGACCACATGCTCCATCATTCCCTCAATGCGTTTCTACAAAGAGAACCTGAAGAAAGACTTCAAGACAAGGGTTGACAGAGT GACAAGTATCCATGTGCCGACTGGCCTGGCTGCCTTTCCTGATGAGCTACTCCACTGTCCTCAAGCCTGGGCCAGCTCACGCTTTTCAGATGTGCGTTCCTTCACTTACATGCCCCGAGGAGGACACTTTGCTGCCTTTGAGGAACCGCAGCTCCTGGCTCAAGACATCATTCACTTTGCGGAGAAAGTGGAGAGCAAAAGCCACAAGTAA
- the ephx5 gene encoding epoxide hydrolase 1 isoform X1, with translation MGFQDTVLQTIESVKGTLGNLDRSKLQLLALSSAGVGAILCYLSWRKGPKTIPIGDGWWGAGQKPLTEDKTIHRFVVKTSVEEIEDLHKRIDLTRFTDPLEDSKFNYGFNSTYLRRVVSYWRHQFDWEKQVKVINQYPHFKTKIEGIDVHFVHVRPLQKSGQTVVPLMMVHGWPGSFFEFYGIIPLLTKTDSNVVFEVICPSIPGYGYSEAPHKKGFNTMEAARIFLKLMERLGFNEFYVQGGDWGAFITSNMAQMKPECVRGLHLNMVIARTDSTAQLLSLVIGRYLPFLVGFTKEDVRRLYPYMEKNIFDILRETGYLHIQATKPDTAGCGLNDSPVGLAAYILEKFSSWTNLENRDLEDGGLERKFNLDNLLTNVMIYWTTCSIIPSMRFYKENLKKDFKTRVDRVTSIHVPTGLAAFPDELLHCPQAWASSRFSDVRSFTYMPRGGHFAAFEEPQLLAQDIIHFAEKVESKSHK, from the exons ATGGGTTTTCAAGACACTGTTCTGCAGACAATTGAAAGCGTCAA AGGGACACTTGGCAACCTTGATCGGTCCAAACTACAGCTTCTGGCACTCTCTTCTGCTGGAGTTGGAGCAATTTTGTGCTATTTGTCATGGAGGAAAGGGCCCAAAACAATACCAATAGGAGACGGCTGGTGGGGAGCTGGACAGAAGCCCTTAACTGAGGACAAAACCATTCACAGATTTGTTGTGAAGACCTCAGTGGAAGAGATAGAG GATCTGCACAAACGCATTGATCTAACACGTTTCACTGATCCATTGGAGGACAGCAAGTTTAATTATGGATTTAACTCGACTTACCTTAGGCGGGTGGTCTCTTATTGGAGGCACCAGTTCGACTGGGAGAAGCAGGTGAAGGTGATTAACCAGTATCCTCACTTCAAAACCAAAATTGAAG GAATAGACGTGCACTTTGTTCACGTGAGGCCTCTTCAGAAGTCTGGCCAGACGGTTGTTCCTCTCATGATGGTTCATGGCTGGCCTGGTTCTTTCTTTGAGTTTTATGGTATAATACCCTTGCTCACCAAGACCGATTCCAATGTGGTCTTTGAGGTCATCTGTCCCTCCATTCCAGGCTACGGCTACTCTGAAGCACCACATAAAAAAG GATTTAACACCATGGAGGCTGCCCGCATCTTCCTCAAGCTGATGGAAAGACTGGGGTTCAATGAGTTTTACGTGCAGGGAGGAGACTGGGGAGCCTTCATTACAAGCAACATGGCCCAGATGAAACCAGA GTGTGTTCGTGGCCTGCACTTGAACATGGTCATTGCCAGGACAGACAGCACTGCACAGCTCCTCTCCTTGGTCATCGGTCGCTACTTGCCATTCTTGGTGGGCTTCACAAAGGAGGATGTCAGACGACTTTATCCATACATGGAGAAGaatatatttgacattttgaGAGAAACCGGCTATTTACACATTCAAGCCACTAAACCAGACACAGCAG GATGTGGACTGAATGACTCTCCAGTCGGATTGGCTGCCTATATCTTGGAGAAGTTCTCCTCTTGGACAAATTTGGAAAACAGAGACTTGGAGGATGGAGGTTTAGAGAG AAAGTTCAACCTTGACAATCTGCTTACAAACGTCATGATCTACTGGACCACATGCTCCATCATTCCCTCAATGCGTTTCTACAAAGAGAACCTGAAGAAAGACTTCAAGACAAGGGTTGACAGAGT GACAAGTATCCATGTGCCGACTGGCCTGGCTGCCTTTCCTGATGAGCTACTCCACTGTCCTCAAGCCTGGGCCAGCTCACGCTTTTCAGATGTGCGTTCCTTCACTTACATGCCCCGAGGAGGACACTTTGCTGCCTTTGAGGAACCGCAGCTCCTGGCTCAAGACATCATTCACTTTGCGGAGAAAGTGGAGAGCAAAAGCCACAAGTAA
- the cst3 gene encoding cystatin C (amyloid angiopathy and cerebral hemorrhage): MFLKMIVAFLAVILTVSSAGLVGGPMDADMDKESQSALQFAMTQYNRQSNDAYVSDVSRVTKLQKQVVAGIKYIFTVDVARTTCRKGGVEELCAIHKNPDIAQVKECKIVVWTKSWESFIKVTENSCL, from the exons ATGTTTCTTAAGATGATTGTGGCGTTTCTGGCGGTGATTTTGACCGTGTCGAGCGCTGGGCTGGTCGGAGGACCAATGGATGCGGATATGGACAAAGAATCTCAGAGTGCGCTACAGTTCGCAATGACCCAGTACAACAGACAAAGCAATGATGCGTATGTGAGTGATGTTTCCAGAGTCACCAAGCTCCAAAAACAA GTTGTTGCTGGGATTAAATACATCTTCACCGTGGATGTGGCCAGAACCACTTGCAGAAAGGGTGGAGTTGAGGAGCTGTGTGCCATTCATAAGAACCCTGACATAGCTCAG GTCAAGGAATGCAAAATAGTGGTCTGGACCAAGTCTTGGGAGAGTTTCATTAAAGTCACTGAAAACTCCTGCCTGTAG
- the zgc:163030 gene encoding cystatin-like has protein sequence MFLKAIVALLVVNLAVSSAGLVGGPVDAKMDKESKKALKFAMTQYNKLNGDVFLCAVSKIIKLQKQVVAGIKYIFTVNVARTTCRKGRDEKSCPIQKNPALARVKQCRIAVWIKSWEKFIKVTENSCL, from the exons ATGTTTCTTAAAGCTATCGTGGCACTTTTGGTGGTGAATTTGGCCGTGTCGAGCGCTGGGCTGGTCGGAGGACCAGTGGATGCGAAAATGGACAAAGAATCTAAGAAAGCGTTAAAGTTCGCAATGACCCAGTACAACAAACTAAACGgagatgtgtttttgtgtgctgtCTCCAAAATCATCAAGCTCCAAAAACAA GTTGTTGCTGGCATTAAATACATCTTCACTGTGAACGTGGCCAGAACCACCTGCAGAAAGGGCAGAGATGAGAAGTCGTGTCCAATTCAAAAGAACCCTGCTCTTGCACGG GTAAAGCAATGCAGAATAGCGGTCTGGATCAAGTCATGGGAGAAATTTATTAAAGTCACTGAAAACTCCTGCCTGTAG
- the si:dkey-76k16.5 gene encoding glycine N-acyltransferase-like protein 3: MKTLNSDELKEAETALYAHLPKAIKVYGFVFAMNRGKPNTLEVLVDSWPAFTTIIVRPDPNNNRAKDFMKKVTLYSTDEDVLRRMLTVENAIDWSTYFLIGGCDMRHSPMLKEISVARGVRMKGLSLVHLMTLPELSHLPQLITSDLESRVTVLNESHADVVNKTWKFGGDDKGYKNILHLISHFPTYCITDENNQPVSWVLLYDYCAMGMLYTLPEHRGKGYAKALVTTMAKRLHSQGYPVYCFIEECNQVSCKLFKSLGFTEDPSYRAAWYELFC, translated from the exons ATGAAGACTTTAAATTCAGATGAGTTAAAAGAAGCAGAGACTGCTTTATACGCGCACCTGCCTAAAGCCATAAAG GTGTATGgatttgtttttgccatgaacaGAGGAAAGCCAAACACTTTGGAGGTATTGGTGGATTCGTGGCCAGCTTTTACCACGATTATTGTTCGACCAGACCCAAAT AATAATCGAGCTAAAGACTTTATGAAGAAGGTGACTTTATATAGTACAGATGAAGACGTACTGAGAAGAATGTTGACTGTGGAAAATGCAATTGACTGGAGCACATACTTCTTAATAGGAG GATGTGATATGCGTCATTCACCAATGCTGAAGGAAATTTCTGTAGCTCGGGGTGTCCGTATGAAAGGGCTCTCCTTGGTTCACCTTATGACATTACCTGAACTCAGTCATTTGCCTCAGCTCATTACTAG TGATCTTGAGTCTAGAGTAACAGTACTGAATGAGTCGCATGCTGATGTTGTTAACAAGACTTGGAAATTTGGTGGAGATGACAAAGGTTACAAGAACATTCTGCATCTTATCAGCCATTTCCCCACATACTGCATTACTGATGAGAACAACCAGCCTGTGTCCTGGGTGCTGTTATATGATTACTGTGCCATGGGGATGCTGTACACTCTACCAGAGCATCGAGGGAAGGGCTATGCCAAAGCTCTGGTTACTACAATGGCAAAGAGGCTCCATTCTCAGGGCTATCCCGTGTACTGTTTCATTGAAGAATGCAATCAGGTTTCCTGCAAACTTTTTAAAAGCCTTGGTTTTACAGAAGACCCATCTTATAGGGCTGCCTGGTATGAATTATTTTGTTAA
- the si:dkey-76k16.6 gene encoding glycine N-acyltransferase, which translates to MRCKQNRQQTPSEAHEQRNVVMRQLTTEDLKNLEVDLKNYFPQSLQAYGSIVLLNRTGQRADPFIVLVDQWPEFKVLLIKPEYREKGDSFKDVTVFSKNDDYLRDLLAQKDVIDWKKFICLAAELKHEKMLEAVAVNRGVLMKKEAVCHMLVLQDPSKLPAFDSLSLKISSLNESHIELVNSNWKFGCEDSKVMIKNMIVNFPSCCVLDSDDQPVAWLLTYVSCALSMLYTLPEHRGKGYAKALVTIMSNKLHSQGCPVYCFTEEENQLSYRLFTSLGFREEPEFRAAWFVFNDL; encoded by the exons ATGCGGTGCAAGCAAAACAGACAGCAGACACCGAGCGAAGCTCATGAGCAGAGAAACGTCGTAATGCGTCAGCTGACAACAGAGGATCTGAAGAACCTGGAAGTAGACCTTAAAAACTACTTTCCACAGTCGCTGCAG GCATATGGGTCCATTGTGCTGCTGAACAGAACTGGGCAGAGAGCTGATCCCTTTATCGTGCTTGTTGACCAGTGGCCAGAGTTCAAAGTTTTACTCATTAAACCAGAATATCGTGAG AAAGGAGATTCTTTCAAAGACGTGACTGTGTTTTCCAAAAACGATGATTACCTTAGAGACCTGCTGGCACAGAAAGATGTCATTGACTGGAAGAAGTTCATCTGTTTGG CTGCTGAGCTTAAACATGAGAAAATGCTGGAAGCTGTGGCAGTAAACAGAGGTGTACTTATGAAGAAAGAGGCAGTGTGCCACATGCTTGTTCTACAAGATCCATCAAAACTTCCAGCATTTGATAG TTTATCACTGAAGATTTCCTCCCTCAATGAGTCTCATATTGAGCTAGTCAACAGTAACTGGAAGTTTGGCTGTGAAGATAGCAAAGTAATGATTAAAAATATGATTGTGAACTTCCCGTCTTGTTGTGTACTGGACTCAGACGATCAACCAGTAGCATGGTTATTAACTTATGTCTCCTGTGCGCTCAGTATGCTGTACACGCTTCCAGAACACAGAGGAAAAGGCTATGCAAAAGCACTGGTCACCATTATGTCTAACAAGCTTCACTCTCAGGGTTGTCCAGTGTACTGTTTCACAGAAGAGGAGAACCAGTTGTCTTACAGGCTCTTCACAAGCCTGGGTTTCAGAGAGGAACCAGAGTTTAGAGCAGCCTGGTTTGTCTTCAATGATTTATAA